Proteins from one Prinia subflava isolate CZ2003 ecotype Zambia chromosome 4, Cam_Psub_1.2, whole genome shotgun sequence genomic window:
- the LOC134549456 gene encoding basic salivary proline-rich protein 4-like, whose amino-acid sequence MRSVHSPPPPAATGEKPPGHRLGPSPPLSERHGPCAAPQRASRRAPRRPAAGRSTQRRGRGACGQRSPPPAGRQWGSPAEPPAAAAERARPRQPEAARPCPPLPARRRPPGERPQPPPAAPATPLSSPPSSGDSGTGEGPPVYATATGAAHRLRRAGQGWAGLGRAGGGAGEREPRWGLRWELRGDAAGRALCPRRRGRWALAVTLGARSCCRRCSCARAEGTAWFPSRGRAVQGLAKPPPDL is encoded by the coding sequence ATGCGCTCAGTCCATAGTCCCCCTCCTCCGGCTGCTACGGGCGAAAAGCCTCCGGGGCACAGGCTGGGTCCCTCCCCGCCTCTCAGCGAGCGGCACGGACCCTGCGCCGCCCCGCAGCGCGCATCACGGCGggcgccgcgccgccccgccgccggccggAGCACACAAAGGCGAGGGCGGGGGGCGTGCGGGCAGCGCAGCCCTCCGCCCGCGGGCAGACAATGGGGAAGCCCGGCGGAGcctcccgccgctgccgccgagCGAGCGAGGCCGCGGCAGCCCGAGGCGGCGCGCCCGTGCCCGCCGCTGCcggcccgccgccgccctccTGGAGAGCGGCCGCAGCCTCCGCCCGCAGCACCGGCAACGCCGCTCTCCTCCCCGCCGTccagcggggacagcggcacCGGGGAGGGGCCGCCGGTTTATGCCACGGCCACGGGAGCCGCCCACCGCCtccgccgggccgggcagggctgggcagggctgggcagggccgggggAGGTGCCGGGGAGCGGGAGCCGCGCTGGGGGCTCCGCTGGGAACTTCGAGGGGACGCGGCGGGGAGGGCGCTGTGCCCCCGGCGCCGCGGCCGGTGGGCGCTGGCCGTGACCCTCGGGGCGCGCTCCTGCTGTCGGCGGTGCTCGTGTGCCCGTGCTGAAGGCACCGCTTGGTTCCCGTCCCGAGGCCGTGCCGTCCAGGGTCTGGCGAAGCCTCCGCCTGATCTCTGA